The following are from one region of the Salvia hispanica cultivar TCC Black 2014 chromosome 1, UniMelb_Shisp_WGS_1.0, whole genome shotgun sequence genome:
- the LOC125201302 gene encoding glutamine synthetase cytosolic isozyme: protein MSLLTDLINLNISESTEKIIAEYVWIGGSGMDLRSKARTLPGPVSDPSQLPKWNYDGSSTGQAPGEDSEVILYPQAIFRDPFRRGNNILVICDAYTPAGEPIPTNNRHKAAKIFSHADVVAEVPWYGIEQEYTLLKKEVKWPLGWPVGGFPGPQGPYYCGIGADKAFGRDIVDAHYKACLYAGVNISGINGEVMPGQWEFQVGPSVGISAGDEVWIARYILERITEIAGVVVSFDPKPIEGDWNGAGAHTNYSTKSMREEGGYEVIKKAIEKLGLRHKEHIAAYGEGNERRLTGKHETADINTFKWGVANRGASIRVGRDTEKDGKGYFEDRRPASNMDPYVVTSMIAETTILGKQ from the exons ATGTCGCTGCTTACAGATCTCATCAACCTCAATATCTCTGAATCAACTGAGAAGATCATTGCCGAATATGTTTG GATTGGTGGCTCTGGTATGGACCTCAGAAGCAAAGCTAGG ACCCTTCCCGGCCCGGTTAGCGATCCTTCTCAGCTTCCCAAGTGGAACTACGATGGATCTAGCACAGGCCAAGCCCCCGGAGAGGACAGTGAAGTGATCCTATA TCCTCAGGCAATTTTCAGGGATCCATTTAGGAGGGGAAACAACATTCTG GTGATCTGTGATGCGTACACACCGGCTGGGGAGCCTATTCCAACGAACAACCGGCACAAGGCAGCCAAGATTTTCAGCCATGCTGATGTTGTTGCTGAGGTTCCATG GTATGGTATCGAGCAAGAATACACGCTGCTGAAGAAGGAAGTTAAGTGGCCTCTTGGATGGCCCGTTGGTGGTTTCCCCGGACCTCAG GGACCTTATTACTGTGGAATTGGAGCTGACAAGGCCTTCGGGCGTGACATCGTTGATGCACACTACAAGGCCTGCCTTTATGCCGGAGTCAACATCAGTGGGATCAACGGAGAAGTGATGCCTGGCCAG TGGGAATTCCAAGTCGGACCATCTGTTGGCATTTCAGCTGGAGACGAGGTTTGGATAGCTCGTTACATATTGGAG AGGATCACCGAGATTGCTGGAGTCGTTGTGTCCTTCGACCCCAAGCCCATTGAGGGTGACTGGAATGGGGCTGGTGCTCACACCAACTACAG CACCAAGTCCATGAGGGAAGAAGGAGGCTATGAAGTCATCAAGAAGGCCATTGAGAAGCTCGGGCTGAGGCACAAGGAGCACATTGCTGCCTACGGGGAGGGCAACGAGCGTCGCCTCACTGGAAAACACGAGACTGCTGACATCAACACCTTCAAATGG GGTGTTGCTAACCGCGGTGCATCCATCCGTGTGGGGCGTGACACGGAGAAAGATGGGAAGGGCTACTTTGAGGACAGGAGGCCGGCTTCCAACATGGACCCGTACGTCGTCACCTCAATGATTGCGGAGACCACCATCCTTGGCAAGCAGTGA